A window of Selenomonas ruminantium subsp. lactilytica TAM6421 contains these coding sequences:
- the thiH gene encoding 2-iminoacetate synthase ThiH: MAENNFLIDSARLGEKALQRKHELENNPASRKSPLEYFPDMEQLDSSVERAVLTEMEDYDCHRYTAVDVRRALNHKTCSKEDFKALLSPAAAPFLEEMARRAQRETGRHFGNTVYLFTPLYIANYCENYCVYCGFNCYNDIQRLQLDEEQIEHEMQVIAQSGMEEILLLTGESKAKSSLEYIGRACELARKYFRNVGLEIYPVNTDDYRYLHQCGADYVTVFQETYNLEQYEKLHLLGHKRVFPYRFAAQERALRGGMRGVGFSALLGLADFRKDALATALHVWHLQRRYPWAEFSLSCPRLRPIVNNDKITPQGVGERELCQVLCAYRIFLPYAGITVSSRETASFRNGIAKICATKISAGVSTGIGDHEEKYEGHQEGKAGDEQFEIADNRSITTMYADMSGEGLQPVLNDYVYV; this comes from the coding sequence ATGGCAGAGAATAATTTTTTGATCGACTCGGCACGGCTGGGGGAAAAGGCCCTGCAGCGCAAGCATGAGCTGGAGAACAATCCCGCCAGCCGCAAGAGCCCGCTGGAGTATTTCCCGGATATGGAACAGCTGGACTCGTCGGTGGAACGGGCTGTACTCACGGAAATGGAGGACTATGATTGTCACCGCTATACGGCAGTCGATGTGCGGCGGGCCCTTAATCATAAGACCTGCTCCAAGGAAGATTTCAAGGCCTTGCTGTCTCCGGCGGCGGCGCCCTTTCTGGAGGAGATGGCCCGCCGGGCCCAGCGGGAAACCGGCCGCCATTTCGGCAATACGGTGTATCTGTTCACGCCCCTCTATATTGCCAATTACTGCGAGAATTACTGCGTCTACTGCGGTTTCAACTGTTACAACGATATTCAGCGTCTGCAGTTGGATGAGGAGCAGATCGAGCATGAGATGCAGGTCATTGCCCAAAGCGGCATGGAGGAAATCCTGCTGCTGACGGGGGAGAGCAAGGCCAAGAGCAGTCTGGAATACATTGGCAGGGCCTGTGAGCTGGCCCGGAAGTATTTCCGCAATGTGGGGCTGGAAATCTATCCCGTCAATACGGATGACTACCGTTACCTGCATCAGTGTGGCGCCGATTATGTGACGGTTTTTCAGGAGACCTACAATCTGGAGCAGTATGAAAAACTGCATCTTCTGGGCCATAAGCGGGTGTTCCCATATCGCTTTGCGGCCCAGGAACGGGCTCTGCGCGGCGGCATGCGGGGCGTGGGCTTCTCGGCTTTGCTGGGGCTTGCGGATTTCCGCAAGGATGCGCTGGCCACGGCCCTCCATGTCTGGCATCTGCAGCGCCGCTATCCCTGGGCGGAATTTTCCCTGTCCTGTCCGCGGCTGCGCCCCATCGTCAACAATGATAAGATCACGCCGCAGGGTGTAGGAGAGCGGGAGCTCTGTCAGGTGCTCTGCGCTTACCGGATCTTCCTGCCCTATGCGGGAATTACGGTTTCCTCCCGGGAGACGGCCTCTTTCCGCAATGGCATTGCCAAAATCTGCGCCACGAAGATTTCCGCCGGGGTGTCCACGGGCATTGGCGACCATGAGGAAAAATATGAGGGGCATCAGGAAGGCAAGGCCGGTGATGAGCAGTTCGAGATTGCCGATAATCGCAGTATTACCACGATGTATGCGGATATGAGCGGTGAAGGCCTGCAGCCGGTGCTCAATGATTATGTCTATGTCTGA
- the coaD gene encoding pantetheine-phosphate adenylyltransferase, whose translation MRRAVCSGSFDPVTLGHVDVFERASRMFDELIICVFRNVEKKGFFPVEQRVQLIEEAVAHLPNVRVTAFDSLITDFMTAQDAKIIVRGVRSVKDLEYEENEAYMIKHLNPEIDTVFLLTRPDLSYVSSSGVREVFRFGGSINGLVPACVEQAMLDRKKADGERK comes from the coding sequence ATGAGACGGGCGGTATGTTCGGGGAGTTTCGACCCGGTCACGTTAGGTCATGTGGATGTCTTTGAACGGGCCAGCCGCATGTTTGACGAGCTCATTATCTGTGTGTTCCGCAACGTGGAAAAAAAGGGATTTTTTCCGGTGGAACAGCGGGTGCAGCTGATCGAGGAGGCTGTGGCCCATTTGCCCAATGTGCGGGTGACGGCCTTTGACAGCCTGATCACGGACTTCATGACGGCCCAGGATGCGAAGATTATCGTGCGCGGGGTGCGCTCCGTGAAGGATTTGGAATATGAAGAAAACGAAGCTTATATGATCAAGCACCTGAATCCTGAAATTGATACCGTATTTCTCCTGACGCGTCCGGATCTGTCCTATGTGAGTTCTTCCGGTGTGCGGGAGGTTTTCCGCTTCGGCGGAAGTATAAATGGGTTGGTACCTGCCTGTGTGGAACAGGCGATGTTAGATAGAAAAAAAGCAGATGGGGAAAGGAAGTAA
- the gltX gene encoding glutamate--tRNA ligase — protein sequence MSQKVRTRFAPSPTGYMHIGNLRTALYGYLYAKAQKGDFILRIEDTDRTRYVADAVDFINRTLEMAHIVPDESPSLGGDCGPYVQSERMDIYKKYAEELVKTGHAYYCFCDPDEDHSAGEFGGYDRTCRDLDAAVIEEHLKNGDPYVIRQKMPLDGSTTFFDVLHGNITIPNSELEDQVLLKRDGMPTYNFANVIDDHLMSISHIMRGAEFITSTPKYILLYEAYGWEVPTFIHLAPVMGKNEDGSVSKLSKRHGATSFDDLVKLGYLPEAITNYVALLGWNPKTTNQEIFSMEELIAHFGLDGLSKSPAVFDYDKLGWINGEYFKAMSDEEFAKRAHEFVEDLPDYLEKNWQTVAALLKTRVQRFSDVKDEIDFLVEMSAFDANLYNNKRNKVNPEKAAELMPKLVELLENVSEEDWYNDSLYAKLEEYIAANELKKGLVMWVLRIGVAGKSVTPGGATEILSVLGKENSLARLKKSLANLTAE from the coding sequence TTGAGTCAGAAGGTTCGTACCCGTTTCGCTCCGAGTCCGACGGGATATATGCATATTGGCAATCTGCGCACGGCGCTCTATGGCTATCTTTATGCCAAGGCCCAGAAGGGAGATTTCATCCTGCGCATTGAAGATACCGACCGCACCCGCTATGTGGCCGATGCGGTGGATTTCATCAACCGCACGCTGGAAATGGCCCATATCGTGCCGGATGAAAGCCCCAGCCTGGGTGGCGATTGCGGCCCCTATGTGCAGAGTGAGCGCATGGATATCTACAAGAAGTATGCCGAAGAGCTCGTAAAGACCGGCCATGCTTATTATTGCTTCTGTGATCCGGACGAAGATCATTCCGCTGGCGAGTTCGGCGGTTATGACCGTACCTGCCGTGATCTGGATGCTGCTGTGATCGAGGAACATCTGAAGAATGGCGATCCTTACGTTATCCGTCAGAAGATGCCGCTGGATGGTTCCACCACCTTCTTCGATGTGCTCCATGGCAATATCACGATCCCCAATTCTGAATTGGAAGATCAGGTGCTGTTGAAGCGCGATGGCATGCCGACCTATAACTTCGCCAATGTTATCGACGACCATCTCATGAGCATCAGCCATATCATGCGCGGTGCGGAGTTCATCACCTCCACGCCGAAGTACATCCTGCTCTATGAAGCATATGGCTGGGAAGTGCCGACCTTCATCCATCTGGCTCCCGTAATGGGCAAGAATGAAGACGGCTCCGTGTCCAAGCTCTCCAAGCGTCATGGCGCTACGAGCTTCGATGACCTCGTGAAACTCGGTTACCTGCCGGAAGCCATCACCAACTATGTGGCTCTCTTAGGCTGGAACCCCAAGACCACCAATCAGGAAATCTTCTCCATGGAAGAACTGATTGCTCACTTCGGTCTGGACGGCCTGTCCAAGTCTCCGGCTGTGTTCGACTATGACAAGCTGGGCTGGATCAACGGCGAATACTTCAAGGCCATGAGCGATGAGGAATTTGCGAAACGCGCTCATGAGTTCGTGGAAGACCTGCCGGATTATCTGGAAAAGAACTGGCAGACAGTTGCCGCCCTGCTGAAAACCCGCGTACAGCGCTTCAGCGATGTGAAGGATGAGATTGACTTCCTGGTGGAGATGTCGGCATTCGATGCGAACCTTTACAACAACAAGCGCAACAAGGTCAACCCGGAAAAGGCTGCGGAACTGATGCCGAAGCTGGTGGAACTGCTGGAAAATGTCAGTGAAGAAGACTGGTATAACGACAGCCTCTATGCCAAGCTGGAAGAATACATTGCGGCCAATGAGCTGAAAAAAGGCCTGGTTATGTGGGTGCTGCGCATCGGTGTAGCCGGCAAGTCCGTAACGCCAGGCGGTGCTACGGAAATCCTGTCCGTTCTGGGCAAGGAAAATTCTTTGGCTCGTCTGAAAAAAAGTCTTGCCAACCTGACGGCAGAGTGA
- a CDS encoding thiamine phosphate synthase produces MSMSDMDWKDILAVTNRHLCTGNFLQQVEKVARRKPKALILREKDLPEQDYRQLATEVQKICRQYDVPLHLHNFPQAAAGLSAVGLHLPLPKLRERTTEARQRWKVLGTSCHSVAEVQEAVALGCTYIVAGHIYATDCKRGLPGRGLDFLRAACQAASTVPVYAIGGITPERLPAVLAAGAAGACVMSGMMKDSEWWR; encoded by the coding sequence ATGTCTATGTCTGATATGGATTGGAAAGATATTTTGGCGGTGACAAACCGCCATCTATGCACAGGGAATTTCCTGCAGCAGGTGGAAAAAGTGGCCAGACGTAAGCCTAAGGCCCTTATCCTGAGGGAAAAGGATCTGCCTGAGCAGGATTACCGGCAGTTGGCAACTGAAGTACAGAAAATCTGCCGTCAGTATGATGTTCCCTTGCATCTGCATAACTTTCCGCAGGCGGCTGCCGGTCTGTCTGCTGTCGGTTTGCATCTGCCGCTGCCGAAGCTCAGGGAGCGGACAACAGAGGCACGGCAGCGTTGGAAAGTTTTGGGAACTTCCTGTCATAGTGTGGCAGAGGTGCAGGAAGCAGTGGCATTGGGCTGTACTTATATTGTTGCCGGGCATATCTATGCTACGGACTGTAAGCGGGGCTTGCCGGGCAGGGGGCTGGATTTTTTGCGGGCGGCCTGTCAGGCGGCAAGTACTGTGCCGGTCTATGCCATTGGCGGCATCACGCCGGAGCGATTGCCTGCTGTATTGGCGGCTGGTGCCGCGGGAGCCTGCGTGATGAGCGGTATGATGAAGGATTCGGAATGGTGGAGGTGA
- the dhaL gene encoding dihydroxyacetone kinase subunit DhaL — translation MSRIKDAFDAVAEAIIAQKDYLSDIDAKAGDGDHGLNMARGFRAAKEALDDMDDTTQIGPVLKKIGKSLIQNVGGAAGPLYGAAFVKASEACDEETRMNIASFEKLLAAAITAIQERGRAEQGDKTILDALIPIHDCFLPENVEDKNLFEVLQEASKAAGDGVNYTKEIPAKKGRASLVGERSIGVEDPGAVSTMLMYRALYQFLKR, via the coding sequence ATGTCGAGAATTAAAGACGCCTTTGATGCCGTAGCTGAAGCGATTATTGCGCAGAAAGATTATTTATCGGATATTGACGCCAAGGCCGGCGATGGCGACCATGGCCTGAATATGGCCCGCGGTTTCCGGGCTGCCAAGGAAGCTTTGGATGATATGGATGATACGACGCAGATTGGCCCCGTGCTCAAGAAAATCGGCAAGAGCCTGATCCAGAATGTGGGCGGCGCTGCCGGCCCCCTCTATGGTGCGGCTTTTGTCAAAGCCAGTGAGGCCTGCGACGAGGAAACCCGCATGAATATTGCGAGCTTCGAAAAGCTTCTGGCTGCTGCCATTACAGCTATTCAGGAACGGGGCCGCGCAGAGCAGGGCGACAAGACCATTCTGGATGCCCTGATTCCCATCCATGACTGCTTCCTGCCGGAAAATGTCGAGGACAAGAATCTCTTTGAGGTACTGCAGGAAGCCTCTAAGGCTGCTGGTGACGGTGTGAACTACACCAAGGAGATCCCGGCGAAAAAAGGCCGTGCCAGCCTCGTGGGCGAGCGCAGCATCGGCGTGGAAGATCCCGGCGCTGTCAGCACCATGCTGATGTACCGTGCTCTGTATCAGTTCCTGAAGCGTTAA
- a CDS encoding methyl-accepting chemotaxis protein produces the protein MLKHLAVKAKILLLAGMMLIIVAVIAAVGVYSNNEAKKALDEMYNYNIMSSQFLNDANNRVRTIDVDVSYILQQDYPKESRQVLLDDILNRIKDIRGDAEELKKIDRSDKAQKALAELSQNLDTAEAKVAAVGNMGDTPADKEKIMANLSSTKVIASNLAILTPDNVAQSKLLFEAFTIGYGRTIKAFIGIIVLGLILGLAVGMFIARNIAAPLQESVSHLNAVADGDLTQDMPAELLDRQDEVGMVVQALEKMQQSLHGLLKNVTVEAEKSVDMVLEVQQLVGDLNDSAYDMSAVTEEMSAGMEETAASTSNMQNLSDKLREQIHGSADEAKKSEGYTEEITKRANGLKASMEQSSSEARRIYADTKTSLEEAIESAKVVDNITSLTQEITDIAEQTNLLALNAAIEAARAGEYGRGFAVVADEVRKLAEQSHDTAEKIRTLTSQVTGSVQNLSDGAFSLLNFMDTNVNNDYDMLNKTAVQYKEDADYVNEFARKSSAAAQQLSEEVEVMSRAMEEIAKATHEGAVGNTTVAEKVTVVADKANEILEKMNASKQGAENLKKHVAKFKV, from the coding sequence ATGTTGAAGCATTTGGCCGTCAAGGCAAAAATCCTGCTGCTGGCAGGTATGATGCTGATTATCGTGGCTGTGATTGCCGCTGTCGGCGTTTACTCGAATAATGAGGCCAAGAAGGCCTTAGATGAGATGTACAATTACAATATCATGTCCTCCCAGTTCCTGAACGATGCCAATAATCGGGTGCGTACCATTGATGTAGATGTTTCCTATATCCTGCAGCAGGATTATCCCAAGGAATCCCGGCAGGTGCTGCTGGATGATATCCTGAACCGCATCAAGGACATCCGTGGTGATGCGGAGGAACTGAAAAAGATTGACCGCAGCGACAAGGCTCAGAAAGCCTTGGCAGAGCTGAGTCAGAATCTGGATACGGCGGAAGCCAAGGTCGCGGCCGTAGGCAATATGGGGGATACACCGGCGGACAAGGAAAAGATCATGGCGAACCTGTCTTCCACGAAGGTCATTGCCTCTAACCTGGCGATACTGACACCGGACAATGTGGCCCAGAGCAAACTGCTGTTTGAAGCGTTCACCATCGGTTATGGGCGTACCATCAAGGCCTTTATCGGCATCATCGTCCTGGGGCTGATCCTGGGGCTGGCCGTGGGCATGTTCATTGCCCGCAATATTGCTGCGCCCCTGCAGGAATCGGTGAGCCATCTCAATGCCGTAGCGGATGGGGATCTGACACAGGATATGCCGGCAGAACTCCTTGACCGGCAGGATGAAGTGGGCATGGTAGTGCAGGCTCTGGAGAAAATGCAGCAATCATTGCATGGCTTGCTCAAGAATGTTACGGTGGAAGCGGAAAAAAGTGTGGACATGGTGTTGGAAGTCCAGCAGCTGGTGGGTGACCTGAATGACAGTGCCTATGATATGTCAGCGGTCACGGAGGAAATGTCGGCAGGCATGGAAGAGACGGCAGCTTCTACCAGCAACATGCAGAATCTTAGCGATAAGCTGCGGGAACAGATTCATGGCTCTGCCGATGAAGCCAAGAAGAGCGAGGGCTATACAGAAGAGATCACCAAGCGCGCCAATGGGCTGAAAGCCTCCATGGAGCAATCCAGCAGTGAAGCCCGCCGGATTTATGCCGATACCAAGACGTCGCTGGAGGAAGCCATCGAATCGGCCAAGGTGGTGGACAACATCACATCGCTGACCCAGGAAATTACCGATATTGCCGAGCAGACGAATCTTTTAGCCCTGAATGCGGCTATTGAAGCAGCCCGGGCCGGTGAATATGGCCGCGGCTTTGCCGTGGTAGCCGATGAGGTGCGCAAACTGGCTGAGCAGTCCCATGATACTGCCGAAAAGATCCGGACCTTGACCAGTCAGGTGACAGGCTCCGTGCAGAATCTGTCCGATGGTGCCTTCAGCCTGCTGAACTTCATGGATACCAATGTAAACAACGATTACGATATGCTCAACAAGACTGCCGTACAGTATAAGGAGGATGCGGACTACGTCAATGAGTTTGCCCGCAAGAGCAGTGCCGCTGCCCAGCAGCTGAGTGAGGAGGTGGAAGTGATGAGCCGGGCCATGGAAGAGATTGCCAAGGCTACCCATGAGGGCGCAGTGGGCAATACCACGGTAGCTGAGAAAGTCACGGTGGTAGCCGACAAGGCCAATGAGATCCTGGAAAAGATGAATGCTTCCAAGCAGGGCGCCGAGAATCTCAAGAAACATGTGGCGAAATTCAAGGTATAA
- the rsmD gene encoding 16S rRNA (guanine(966)-N(2))-methyltransferase RsmD encodes MRIITGSARGCRLKAPKGAEVTRPTADRVKESLFNILGDFVPGRKVLDIFAGTGNLGLEALSRGAQSAVFVDRATAKLIEENLRLTRLAEKGTVRGGDVFAELSRQAAGGAEFTLIFCDPPYHQGLWQRALCQIDQSEGLMAEAGILVVEHGADENDYPELDRLQLVHNRRYGHTTQLSFFQWRSYMEAEEDDV; translated from the coding sequence ATGCGCATAATCACCGGTTCAGCCAGAGGCTGCCGCTTAAAGGCCCCCAAGGGGGCAGAGGTGACAAGGCCTACGGCGGACAGGGTAAAGGAATCCCTGTTCAATATTCTCGGGGATTTCGTGCCCGGGCGGAAGGTGCTGGATATCTTCGCCGGCACAGGGAATCTTGGCCTGGAAGCGCTCTCCCGGGGAGCACAGTCAGCCGTCTTTGTGGATAGGGCTACGGCAAAACTCATTGAGGAAAACCTGCGCCTGACCAGACTGGCCGAAAAGGGGACTGTCCGTGGCGGTGATGTGTTTGCGGAATTATCCCGGCAGGCAGCCGGCGGGGCGGAGTTCACCCTGATCTTCTGCGATCCTCCTTATCATCAAGGGCTTTGGCAGCGGGCTTTATGCCAGATTGACCAATCAGAGGGACTGATGGCAGAAGCGGGAATTCTTGTGGTGGAGCATGGCGCCGATGAAAACGATTATCCGGAGCTTGACCGGCTGCAGCTGGTGCATAACCGCCGTTATGGTCATACCACCCAGCTGAGTTTTTTCCAATGGCGTTCCTATATGGAAGCAGAGGAGGACGATGTATGA
- a CDS encoding sugar ABC transporter substrate-binding protein has protein sequence MGKMQKLALFLLMLMVSISLLGCGGSEVSSGKVYFLLHNDAGGGFNEDLKQALLKKAQEGGVAIEVLDGKGDTNLQLDQMNEVIASKAGAVVLAAMDGDAIIPAVKKANEAGIPIIRVSRDINDGQFVSCLSDDREAGKMQGEFMAKNLPPNAQILYMSGEMTQGAAIKRWEGFKEACLDKRPDVKLLASADCGWNKTDALKQMTLWLKIYPQIDGVVGANDEMVLGAIQSLKDNNRLNGVWTSGVDATDNALKAVQAGLMSQTVKQDAVGQGEGAFQLVQAALTGNKSAADVVVPFVSITRDNIGQFLK, from the coding sequence ATGGGAAAAATGCAAAAATTAGCACTTTTTCTGCTAATGTTGATGGTCAGTATAAGTTTGCTGGGATGTGGCGGTTCGGAAGTCAGCTCGGGTAAGGTGTATTTCCTGCTGCATAATGATGCGGGCGGCGGCTTCAACGAAGACCTCAAGCAGGCGCTGCTGAAAAAAGCCCAGGAGGGCGGTGTGGCCATCGAGGTATTGGATGGCAAGGGAGATACGAATCTGCAACTGGATCAGATGAATGAGGTTATCGCCTCCAAGGCCGGTGCCGTGGTGCTGGCAGCCATGGATGGCGATGCCATCATTCCTGCCGTGAAGAAGGCCAATGAAGCCGGTATCCCCATTATCCGCGTCAGCCGGGATATCAACGATGGCCAATTTGTATCCTGCCTCTCCGATGACCGGGAGGCAGGCAAGATGCAGGGAGAATTTATGGCGAAAAATCTGCCACCCAATGCGCAGATCCTCTATATGAGCGGGGAAATGACACAGGGAGCCGCCATAAAGCGTTGGGAAGGGTTCAAGGAAGCCTGCCTGGACAAGCGCCCCGATGTGAAATTACTGGCCTCGGCTGACTGCGGCTGGAATAAGACGGATGCCTTGAAGCAGATGACGCTCTGGCTGAAGATCTATCCGCAGATCGATGGCGTGGTGGGGGCCAATGATGAAATGGTCCTGGGGGCTATCCAGTCCCTGAAGGATAATAACCGTTTGAATGGTGTCTGGACCAGCGGTGTTGATGCCACGGATAATGCCTTGAAGGCCGTACAGGCAGGACTTATGAGCCAGACTGTAAAACAGGATGCCGTCGGTCAGGGGGAAGGGGCCTTTCAACTGGTACAAGCAGCCCTGACGGGGAATAAATCCGCTGCTGATGTAGTGGTGCCTTTTGTGTCCATTACCCGGGACAATATTGGTCAGTTCTTGAAGTGA
- a CDS encoding HesA/MoeB/ThiF family protein, whose amino-acid sequence MEWNNELNSEEQERYARQIMLPDFGEAGQKKLKAARVLVIGAGGLGSPAAFYLAAAGIGTVGLADFDHVELSNLQRQLLHTTADLGRRKIDSGRETLQALNPALQVPLYDEPVTEEYLAAILRSEHYDMVVDAVDDAKTKFAINDACVQTKTAFVHGGILKYQGQLMTYVPGSPCLRCLFPEAQAARGGKNGVLGAVPGVIGSLQATEVIKYLLGMGNLLAGRLLTYDSLPLSFRILNIPKRAECSCQDIDRSGRE is encoded by the coding sequence GTGGAATGGAATAACGAATTGAATAGCGAAGAGCAGGAACGTTATGCGCGGCAGATCATGCTGCCGGATTTTGGCGAAGCGGGGCAGAAAAAATTGAAAGCCGCCCGGGTGCTGGTGATTGGTGCCGGGGGGCTTGGTTCACCGGCCGCCTTTTATCTGGCCGCTGCCGGCATTGGCACGGTGGGACTGGCAGATTTTGACCATGTGGAGCTGTCCAACCTGCAGCGGCAGCTGCTGCATACTACGGCGGATCTGGGCCGGCGCAAGATTGACAGCGGCCGGGAGACTTTGCAGGCCTTGAATCCTGCCTTGCAGGTACCTTTATATGATGAGCCGGTCACCGAGGAGTACCTGGCAGCCATCCTGCGCAGCGAGCATTATGATATGGTGGTGGATGCGGTGGATGACGCCAAGACAAAATTTGCCATCAATGATGCCTGCGTGCAGACGAAAACTGCCTTTGTGCATGGGGGCATCCTGAAATATCAGGGGCAGCTTATGACTTATGTGCCGGGAAGCCCCTGCCTGCGCTGTCTGTTTCCGGAAGCGCAGGCAGCCCGTGGCGGGAAGAATGGCGTATTGGGTGCCGTACCTGGCGTGATCGGCAGCCTGCAGGCCACGGAGGTTATCAAGTATCTGCTGGGTATGGGAAATCTTTTGGCCGGGCGGTTGCTGACCTATGATTCGCTGCCGCTGTCATTCCGCATATTGAATATTCCCAAGCGCGCCGAATGTAGCTGTCAGGATATTGACAGGTCAGGGCGGGAATGA
- a CDS encoding thiazole synthase, translating into MENNMEDCLELGGHRFHSRFILGSGKYSLQLIEAAVQDAGAEIVTLAVRRANTQDKENILDYIPKNVTLLPNTSGARNAEEAVRIAKLARAMGCGDFVKIEIMRDSKYLLPDNAETIRATEILAKEGFTVLPYMYPDLNVARDLESAGAAAVMPLASPIGSNKGLATKEFIQILIDEIDLPIIVDAGIGAPSQACEAMEMGAAAIMANTALATAGNLPLMASAFKDAITAGRKAYLAGLGRVLTRGAEASDPLTGFLHD; encoded by the coding sequence ATGGAAAACAATATGGAGGATTGTCTGGAACTGGGCGGTCATAGATTTCATTCCCGGTTTATCCTGGGTTCCGGCAAGTATTCTTTGCAGCTGATCGAGGCGGCGGTGCAGGACGCCGGGGCGGAGATTGTGACCTTGGCGGTGCGCCGGGCCAATACCCAGGACAAGGAAAATATTCTGGACTATATCCCAAAAAATGTGACGCTTTTGCCGAACACTTCCGGGGCCCGCAATGCGGAGGAAGCGGTGCGCATTGCCAAACTTGCCCGAGCCATGGGTTGCGGGGATTTTGTCAAGATTGAGATCATGCGGGACAGCAAATACCTGCTGCCGGATAATGCAGAAACCATCAGGGCCACGGAAATACTGGCCAAGGAAGGTTTTACCGTGCTGCCTTATATGTACCCGGATCTGAATGTGGCCCGGGATCTTGAGAGTGCCGGTGCCGCTGCGGTAATGCCCTTGGCATCGCCCATCGGTTCCAACAAGGGGCTGGCCACGAAGGAATTCATTCAGATTCTCATCGATGAAATTGACCTGCCCATTATCGTGGATGCAGGGATCGGAGCGCCTTCCCAGGCCTGTGAGGCCATGGAGATGGGAGCGGCGGCCATTATGGCCAATACGGCGCTGGCCACGGCGGGAAATCTGCCCCTGATGGCCTCCGCCTTCAAGGATGCCATTACCGCCGGGCGCAAGGCATATCTGGCCGGCCTGGGCCGGGTGCTTACCCGTGGGGCTGAGGCCTCTGATCCGCTGACCGGCTTTTTGCATGACTGA
- a CDS encoding serine acetyltransferase, protein MQDIIGQDIKGITQDILADYDKERHIDKLDVFNQPDTKVIYELIQELTRVAYPGYVKDNHYRIYDIRNNLSMVIEDIAFRLNKQIAIALRYGKKPDDETLMATREEAQRITLEFLRQIPKIREYLATDVEALFDGDPAAESADEIIFAYPGLYAVTVFRFAHELYKLGVPVIPRIMTELAHSKTGIDINPGATIGKYFMIDHGTGIVIGETTEIGEHVKVYQGVTLGALSTSGGRKLFNKKRHPTIEDHVTIYSGASILGGDTVIGKGSVIGGNVFLTHSVPPETRVSVKNQELRYNMGSCDL, encoded by the coding sequence ATGCAGGATATTATCGGTCAGGATATCAAGGGGATTACGCAGGATATATTGGCGGACTATGACAAGGAACGTCACATTGATAAGCTGGATGTATTCAACCAGCCGGATACCAAGGTGATTTACGAGTTGATTCAGGAATTGACCCGGGTGGCTTATCCCGGCTATGTCAAAGATAACCATTACCGCATTTACGATATCCGCAATAACCTGTCCATGGTCATTGAAGATATCGCCTTCCGCCTGAACAAGCAGATTGCCATTGCCCTGCGTTATGGGAAAAAGCCGGATGATGAAACACTGATGGCCACGCGGGAAGAAGCACAGCGGATAACCTTGGAGTTTTTGCGGCAGATCCCCAAGATCCGTGAATATCTGGCCACCGATGTGGAAGCCCTGTTCGATGGCGATCCGGCGGCAGAAAGTGCCGATGAGATCATCTTTGCCTATCCCGGCCTCTATGCGGTGACGGTGTTCCGCTTTGCTCATGAACTCTATAAGCTTGGTGTGCCGGTGATTCCCCGCATCATGACGGAGCTGGCCCATAGCAAAACGGGCATCGATATCAACCCGGGAGCAACCATTGGCAAGTATTTCATGATCGACCATGGCACGGGCATTGTTATCGGTGAAACCACGGAGATCGGCGAGCATGTGAAGGTCTATCAGGGGGTGACCCTGGGGGCGCTTTCCACCTCCGGCGGCCGCAAGCTCTTCAACAAGAAGCGCCATCCCACCATCGAGGATCATGTGACCATCTATTCGGGAGCGTCTATCTTAGGCGGCGATACGGTGATCGGCAAGGGCTCGGTGATCGGGGGCAATGTGTTCCTGACCCATTCGGTACCGCCGGAAACCCGCGTCAGTGTGAAAAATCAGGAGCTGCGCTATAATATGGGCAGCTGTGATTTGTGA